From Triticum aestivum cultivar Chinese Spring chromosome 4A, IWGSC CS RefSeq v2.1, whole genome shotgun sequence, a single genomic window includes:
- the LOC123083628 gene encoding probable leucine-rich repeat receptor-like protein kinase At1g35710: MDMHPPPKMLASLTITILIMVMATSVALASSDAVVLEGQARALLVWKDSPDNQSQQALRSWGNTSTPCNWRGISCNTGVQQHQHWAVISGISLRGMRLRGALESLNFSALRTLARLDLSNNLLAGSIPPSIEVLGELHALLLQGNQIRGSIPLGLGNLTKLHSLMLHENELSGEIPSQIGNMSSLVTLNLSSNHLVGHIPCQIGHMKHLVALDLSSNDLFGKIPSSIGGLTELTSLYLYSNKLSGQIPRELGYLLNLKDLQLGINALSGSVPRNLHNLTKLTVLILRGNKLSGLIPQKIDYLSNLQYLSLRENILSGSIPNSIGNLTKLTNLYLKSNQLSSQIPRELGYLANLEWLSLRNNSLTGPIPNNLGNLTKLTTLDFGQNQLSGPIP, from the coding sequence ATGGATATGCATCCACCACCCAAAATGCTTGCCTCTCTCACCATCACCATACTGATTATGGTCATGGCCACCTCCGTCGCACTTGCGTCGTCGGATGCAGTGGTGCTCGAGGGACAAGCAAGAGCACTCCTCGTCTGGAAAGATAGCCCCGACAACCAAAGCCAGCAGGCCCTGCGCTCCTGGGGAAACACGTCGACGCCATGCAACTGGCGCGGCATCAGTTGCAATACCGGTGTGCAGCAGCACCAGCATTGGGCGGTGATCAGCGGCATCTCTTTGCGGGGTATGCGGCTGAGAGGAGCTCTGGAGTCCCTCAACTTCTCGGCCTTGAGGACCTTGGCACGCCTCGACCTCTCAAACAACCTCCTCGCTGGGAGCATTCCTCCTAGTATCGAGGTCCTTGGCGAGCTCCATGCTCTCCTTCTGCAAGGCAACCAGATAAGAGGCTCAATCCCACTAGGTCTAGGAAATCtcacaaaattgcattccttaatgctTCACGAAAATGAACTCTCCGGTGAAATACCAAGCCAGATAGGCAACATGAGTAGTCTTGTCACCCTCAACTTGTCAAGCAATCACTTGGTTGGTCATATCCCTTGTCAAATAGGACACATGAAGCACTTAGTTGCATTAGATTTGTCCAGTAATGATCTTTTCGGTAAAATACCAAGCAGCATAGGTGGTTTAACCGAACTCACTAGCTTGTACCTTTACAGTAACAAACTTTCTGGACAAATTCCACGAGAACTAGGTTATCTTCTAAACTTAAAGGACCTACAACTTGGCATCAACGCACTCTCAGGTTCCGTCCCACGAAATTTACATAATTTGACCAAGCTTACTGTGTTAATACTACGGGGAAACAAACTTTCTGGATTAATTCCACAAAAAATAGATTACCTTTCAAATTTACAGTACCTGAGTCTTAGAGAAAACATACTCTCGGGTTCCATCCCAAATAGCATAggaaatttgaccaaactcacaaatTTGTACCTTAAGAGTAACCAACTTTCTAGCCAAATTCCACGAGAACTAGGTTATTTAGCCAACTTAGAGTGGTTGTCTCTTAGAAATAATTCACTAACAGGTCCCATCCCAAATAACCTTGGCAACCTTACAAAACTCACTACCTTGGACTTTGGGCAGAACCAACTTTCCGGGCCAATTCCATGA